In Arvicanthis niloticus isolate mArvNil1 chromosome 27, mArvNil1.pat.X, whole genome shotgun sequence, a genomic segment contains:
- the LOC143439554 gene encoding olfactory receptor 7G2-like codes for MPDFPPTKVSPASDILFEFPEKSHPVSISRFTMNMKSVNQTVVSGFILLGLTDDTKLQLTIFSLFLSMYLVTILGNLLIILATSSDSHLHTPMYFFLSGLSFNDIILVTCTIPKMLVNIQTENQNITYGGCLSQVFFVLMAVGMENCLLAAMAYDRYVAICHPLRYRIIMNPCLCILMVAFSIIGSMANALVNGLMVLHLSFCTELIIPHFFCELTQITKLACSNTLIDNILIYISSCIFGGVPLSGIILSYRQIATTVLRMSSSEGRYKAFSTCGSHLSVVFLFYGTGFGVYISSTITESSRKSAVASVLYSVVPQMMNPFIYSLRNRDMKEALKKLISRVIFPL; via the coding sequence ATTCACCATGAACATGAAATCTGTAAACCAAACTGTTGTGTCAGGATTCATTCTCCTGGGACTCACAGATGATACCAAGCTGCAACTTACCATCTTCAGTCTATTTCTTTCCATGTACCTTGTAACAATCCTAGGAAACCTGCTGATAATTCTGGCCACAAGCTCTGACTCCCATCTCCACACTCCCAtgtacttctttctctctggtcTTTCTTTTAATGACATAATTTTAGTCACATGCACAATTCCAAAGATGCTGGTAAatatacaaacagaaaaccagaacATCACTTATGGAGGATGTCTATCTCAGGTCTTCTTTGTCTTGATGGCTGTTGGCATGGAGAATTGTCTTCTTGCAGcaatggcctatgaccgctatgttgcTATTTGCCATCCACTTAGGTATAGGATCATAATGAACCCCTGTCTTTGTATCCTAATGGTAGCATTTTCTATAATAGGGAGCATGGCAAATGCCCTGGTCAACGGTTTAATGGTATTACATTTGTCCTTCTGCACAGAGCTTATAATCCCACATTTCTTCTGTGAACTTACACAGATTACTAAACTTGCCTGTTCCAACACTCTTATTGAtaacatactcatatacatttcATCTTGCATATTTGGTGGTGTTCCTCTCTCTGGCATCATTTTGTCTTATAGACAAATTGCAACCACTGTCTTGAGAATGTCATCATCAGAAGGAAGATATAAAGCATTTTCCACCTGTGGGTCTCACCTGtcagttgtttttttattttatggaactGGTTTTGGGGTCTACATCAGCTCAACAATTACAGAATCATCCAGGAAGAGTGCTGTGGCTTCAGTGCTGTATTCAGTAGTCCCTCAAATGATGAATCCCTTTATCTATAGTCTGAGGAACAGAGATATGAAAGAAGCCTTGAAGAAACTCATCAGTAGGGTAATATTTCCTCTATGA